From a region of the Candidatus Hydrogenedentota bacterium genome:
- a CDS encoding carbon-nitrogen hydrolase family protein — protein sequence MLCSLVGLLACLASGPSPVVFLFPEDLEDAQNVTLEAQLPEPGIALFAKDPDRPKLWYAPVAAHAEGDGVLLWYQRVNSGEKEYSDQRTLCLGELRGGQWLLPELQAGAPAWGGPNNVCLRRSLHKPTWGGFNVFQIVRAEPGFRMLYWDQPAAEGEAGAMLTSSSDGRAWEKDPGGAVFTEHNDAFTLLPKDGGYLLYQTMLEDWPEKPYPDNLDKKRRVQALRESPDLRTWTAQMPLLRPDAEDRPETEFYLMKAFPHGGAYLGLVMKYYADPNLPNKHSALLEYELTVSRDARTWQRPFRNTDLGFWSYADPFPYQGRLHFAIWKDGGMQTVAYAPNRLTAVVARESGAFTTPVFPWPENGLVLDADARGGWLEAQLLDAAGTAVADAAPVRFEDREGAALALPWAGVTPGTECRVRFHMRAARVYALTAAETPATRDKARIALLRGVPEKWALDANFETFLKMLDKASVKHADIFVTPECWLDGYAAPDKASTPERLRGVAQDLDASPYLRRVAEEARSRRMYICFGFTSLEDGAIYNAAGLWDAGGRLVGVYHKTHLQTHDLQYAAGMALPVWPSPWGPLGTMICADRRWPETARVLRLQGARLIFNPTYGFHGEFNEAMMRTRAFENQCFIAFTHPEESLVAGPGGKVLARRTGGRPGILVCDLELSAATDDNHLRDRRPDLYGVLARP from the coding sequence ATGCTGTGCAGCCTCGTCGGTCTCCTCGCGTGTCTTGCTTCGGGGCCATCCCCCGTCGTGTTCCTGTTTCCGGAGGATTTGGAAGACGCGCAGAACGTGACGCTCGAAGCGCAATTGCCCGAGCCGGGCATTGCACTTTTTGCGAAAGACCCGGACCGGCCCAAGCTCTGGTACGCGCCCGTGGCGGCGCACGCTGAGGGGGACGGCGTCCTCCTCTGGTACCAGCGTGTCAACAGCGGCGAGAAGGAGTACAGCGATCAGCGCACACTCTGCCTGGGCGAGTTGCGCGGCGGCCAATGGTTGTTGCCGGAACTGCAGGCGGGCGCACCCGCGTGGGGCGGGCCAAACAACGTCTGCTTGCGCCGCTCGTTGCACAAGCCTACGTGGGGCGGCTTCAACGTGTTCCAGATCGTGCGCGCGGAACCCGGGTTCCGCATGTTGTACTGGGACCAGCCCGCGGCCGAGGGCGAGGCGGGCGCAATGCTGACATCCTCGAGCGACGGGCGCGCGTGGGAGAAGGACCCCGGCGGCGCGGTGTTCACGGAGCACAACGACGCGTTCACGCTGCTGCCGAAGGATGGCGGCTATCTGCTCTATCAGACGATGCTCGAGGACTGGCCGGAAAAACCGTATCCGGACAACCTGGACAAGAAGCGCCGCGTGCAGGCGCTGCGCGAATCGCCCGACTTGCGCACGTGGACCGCGCAAATGCCGCTGCTGCGACCCGATGCTGAGGACCGGCCCGAGACCGAGTTCTACCTGATGAAGGCCTTTCCGCATGGCGGCGCGTACCTGGGCCTCGTGATGAAGTACTACGCGGATCCGAACCTGCCCAACAAGCACAGCGCGTTGCTCGAATACGAATTGACCGTCAGCCGCGACGCGCGGACCTGGCAGCGGCCCTTCCGCAATACGGACCTCGGCTTCTGGAGCTATGCGGACCCCTTCCCGTATCAGGGCCGGTTGCATTTCGCCATATGGAAGGACGGCGGCATGCAGACCGTGGCTTATGCGCCAAACCGGTTGACCGCCGTTGTCGCGCGCGAAAGCGGCGCATTCACGACGCCGGTCTTCCCGTGGCCCGAGAACGGACTTGTCCTCGATGCCGACGCGCGCGGCGGGTGGCTCGAAGCGCAATTGCTGGACGCCGCGGGCACTGCCGTGGCCGATGCCGCGCCGGTCCGCTTCGAGGACCGGGAAGGCGCTGCGCTTGCTCTGCCTTGGGCCGGCGTGACGCCGGGCACGGAATGCCGTGTCCGATTCCACATGCGCGCGGCGCGCGTCTACGCGCTGACGGCTGCTGAAACGCCGGCAACACGCGACAAAGCCCGCATCGCGCTTCTGCGCGGCGTGCCCGAAAAATGGGCGCTGGACGCGAATTTCGAGACGTTCCTGAAGATGCTCGACAAGGCCTCAGTGAAACACGCCGATATCTTTGTTACCCCCGAATGCTGGCTCGATGGCTACGCCGCGCCGGACAAGGCGTCCACGCCCGAACGGCTGCGCGGCGTTGCGCAGGACCTCGACGCAAGCCCCTACCTGCGGCGCGTGGCCGAAGAAGCGCGCAGCCGCCGCATGTACATCTGCTTCGGTTTCACGTCGCTCGAAGACGGCGCCATCTACAACGCGGCGGGCCTGTGGGACGCCGGCGGCCGCCTTGTCGGCGTGTATCACAAGACCCATCTGCAAACCCACGACCTGCAATACGCGGCCGGCATGGCGCTGCCCGTGTGGCCGTCGCCGTGGGGCCCGCTCGGGACCATGATCTGCGCGGACCGGCGCTGGCCCGAAACCGCGCGCGTGCTGCGTCTGCAAGGAGCGCGGCTCATCTTCAACCCGACCTACGGGTTCCATGGAGAGTTCAACGAGGCCATGATGCGGACGCGCGCCTTCGAAAACCAGTGTTTCATCGCGTTCACGCACCCGGAAGAGAGCCTCGTCGCCGGTCCCGGCGGGAAAGTGCTCGCCCGGCGCACAGGCGGCCGGCCCGGCATCCTCGTCTGCGACCTCGAGCTCAGCGCCGCCACGGACGATAACCACCTCCGCGACCGCCGCCCCGACCTCTACGGCGTCCTCGCCCGGCCATAG